A genomic region of Ewingella sp. CoE-038-23 contains the following coding sequences:
- a CDS encoding ectoine synthase: MCVFNPPVTGNEDHDEDGSYKLS; the protein is encoded by the coding sequence CTGTGCGTGTTTAATCCCCCAGTCACAGGCAATGAAGACCATGATGAAGATGGTTCATACAAACTATCTTGA
- a CDS encoding MFS transporter, whose protein sequence is MKLSDTSKLKLIVVIASLTIFTAGSFSTLSGLLISQFQSSFGWPLTYTSFGVSLNMILYGLVAPFSIFLMDRYGIKNITYLALFLLAAGASIALIPNPIVFNFAWGVLVGSGTGMLTMAYGAYIAQRYFRENQGLPVGIMTASAVVGQFALLPLWSHLAESKAWFYPLAGCAIISFLAIIMNIFSPITTNEKEKKLKQKNSISEVYFNLVYGLKSPTFWVISLFFMICGATTNGLMWSNFIPAAHDHGMHATVASTILLIIGFSNIIGTLLTGWLTDKINPKHILAAVFLFRAAVLFWLPFILNSNLDVNLITFAILFGILDVATVPPVITLCNKVFSDRGPALFSWTNAFHQIGAGAMAFLASYLRIRLGDYFVVWILAASMCVLAILIVYLSKYDGYQPEHTDNKNTTETSP, encoded by the coding sequence ATGAAATTATCTGACACTTCAAAGCTAAAATTGATTGTAGTTATTGCATCTTTAACTATCTTTACAGCGGGTTCGTTTTCCACTCTTTCAGGATTACTAATCTCTCAGTTTCAGAGCAGTTTTGGATGGCCTCTAACTTACACAAGCTTTGGAGTGTCATTAAATATGATTCTGTATGGGTTAGTCGCCCCGTTCTCTATTTTCCTGATGGACCGATATGGAATTAAGAATATAACATATTTGGCACTTTTTTTGTTGGCAGCGGGAGCTTCAATCGCGCTCATCCCTAATCCGATTGTGTTTAACTTTGCATGGGGTGTTTTAGTTGGAAGCGGCACGGGTATGCTAACTATGGCTTATGGTGCGTATATTGCTCAAAGATACTTTAGAGAAAATCAAGGATTACCCGTCGGTATCATGACGGCCTCAGCAGTAGTTGGGCAGTTTGCACTACTCCCTCTATGGTCCCACCTTGCAGAATCAAAAGCATGGTTTTATCCATTAGCCGGTTGTGCCATCATTTCTTTTTTAGCAATAATAATGAATATCTTTAGCCCTATAACTACAAATGAAAAGGAAAAAAAATTAAAACAAAAAAATTCCATATCTGAAGTGTATTTCAACCTTGTCTATGGTTTAAAGTCTCCAACATTCTGGGTGATATCGCTGTTCTTTATGATATGTGGAGCAACAACAAATGGTTTGATGTGGAGCAACTTCATTCCCGCAGCACATGATCATGGTATGCATGCTACAGTTGCATCCACCATACTTCTTATTATAGGGTTCTCCAATATCATTGGTACGCTTTTGACTGGTTGGCTGACCGATAAAATAAACCCAAAACATATCCTGGCGGCAGTCTTCTTATTTAGGGCGGCGGTTTTATTTTGGCTTCCATTTATCTTAAATTCCAACCTAGACGTTAACCTGATCACTTTTGCAATTCTTTTTGGGATTTTAGATGTTGCCACCGTTCCGCCCGTGATTACTTTATGCAACAAAGTTTTCTCTGACAGAGGCCCAGCACTTTTTTCATGGACAAATGCTTTTCATCAGATTGGCGCCGGAGCAATGGCCTTTTTAGCGAGTTATCTAAGAATACGACTGGGCGATTACTTCGTAGTATGGATCCTCGCAGCAAGTATGTGCGTACTGGCTATTTTAATTGTTTATCTCTCTAAATATGATGGTTATCAACCTGAGCACACCGACAATAAAAATACAACCGAGACAAGTCCATAG
- a CDS encoding RluA family pseudouridine synthase, with product MSTIIDTFIAPPCHDEIETLYQDEHLLLINKPAGLLSLSGKNPLNLDSVHHRLVQTFPGCTLVHRLDFGTSGLMVIARNKPINAALCQQFSQRSVRKIYSALLCGHLDEDEGVIDAPIAKDPALFPLMSICAIHGKPARSGYRVIERFYRELENGALLPLTRVELTPETGRTHQLRIHCQLLGHPILGCDLYGGLLLPGTEQTPRLMLHASELHFVHPISGEKIEARHASPF from the coding sequence ATGTCTACGATTATCGATACCTTTATCGCCCCGCCGTGCCACGACGAGATCGAGACGCTCTATCAGGACGAGCATCTGCTGCTGATCAATAAGCCTGCCGGGCTGCTGAGCCTGTCGGGTAAAAATCCGCTCAATCTCGATTCGGTCCATCATCGGCTGGTGCAGACATTCCCCGGCTGCACTCTGGTTCATCGCCTCGATTTCGGTACTTCTGGCCTGATGGTGATTGCCCGCAATAAGCCAATCAATGCCGCACTTTGCCAGCAGTTCAGTCAGCGCAGCGTGAGGAAAATCTACAGCGCCCTGCTCTGCGGGCATCTGGATGAAGATGAAGGGGTGATTGATGCGCCCATTGCCAAAGACCCGGCGCTGTTCCCGCTGATGTCAATTTGCGCCATTCACGGCAAGCCCGCGCGCTCCGGCTATCGGGTGATTGAACGCTTCTACCGTGAGTTAGAAAACGGCGCATTGCTGCCCTTGACGCGGGTAGAGCTGACGCCAGAAACCGGGCGCACGCACCAGTTGCGCATTCACTGTCAGCTACTGGGCCACCCCATTTTAGGCTGTGATTTGTATGGCGGCCTGCTGCTGCCGGGGACTGAACAGACACCTCGCCTGATGCTGCACGCCAGCGAGCTGCATTTTGTGCATCCCATCAGTGGAGAGAAAATCGAAGCCCGTCATGCCAGTCCTTTCTAA
- a CDS encoding DUF2058 domain-containing protein, with protein sequence MTKLTLQEQLLKAGLVTSKKVAKVQRTAKKSRVQAREAREAVEENKKTQLERDKQLNEQHKQAVLSKEHKAQVKQLIEMNRIDIAKGDIGFNFTDNNLIKKIMVDKVTQAQLISGRLAIARWVTDNPSESQYAIIPASVADKIAQRDAGSIALNSALSQEEQDEEDPYADFKVPDDLMW encoded by the coding sequence ATGACAAAACTGACCTTACAAGAGCAACTGCTAAAAGCCGGATTAGTGACCAGCAAAAAGGTGGCTAAAGTTCAGAGAACGGCTAAAAAGTCACGGGTTCAGGCGCGTGAGGCAAGAGAAGCGGTGGAAGAAAATAAAAAAACGCAGCTTGAGCGTGATAAACAGTTAAATGAACAACACAAACAGGCTGTGTTATCTAAAGAACATAAAGCTCAGGTTAAACAACTGATTGAAATGAATAGAATTGATATTGCAAAAGGCGATATTGGTTTTAACTTCACCGATAATAATCTTATCAAAAAAATAATGGTTGATAAGGTCACTCAGGCCCAGTTGATTAGCGGGCGTCTCGCCATTGCTCGTTGGGTTACCGATAACCCGAGTGAGAGTCAGTACGCCATTATTCCTGCAAGCGTCGCTGATAAAATTGCCCAGCGAGACGCCGGCAGCATTGCTTTAAACAGCGCGCTCAGTCAGGAAGAGCAGGATGAAGAAGATCCGTATGCTGACTTTAAAGTGCCCGACGATTTGATGTGGTGA
- a CDS encoding type III effector HrpK domain-containing protein — MRVLPSQSGPTFNGSISSSADETSFGTQPPASTLNRASSGSNLSIQYGQTNNQANSAAAANDPGDIINELASMIAGLLRKMSDAQNGAASGTPSAPTGTPAPASSGVNASQSASPTSATSATSATSASSASAAASSTASSADANFIDNSKYSSPEELKKYAPLVANLPPDQQLQAEKEMNRPAAAAKMAAAGGPDAAHAKAFIDANPALKTATDVGKHGGKPDGKTTNGDYAAFANNMDKARDAAVKDVTDYQKAHPNADPQSLQMVTSAATLRASEPLVKCASLDSNGKVDSYITADSLKAIQQNNPGLSPALQQAAKTFSQPGFLYMLDQGGLEGKDLALHNPDQKISGSNIDNWIAKQAPTNSGEFASMMNDAATRNAVANVDISNLGADVFQNPQNYSGAQKAAVLVKLQQTQGQVDGGSSLRKTDKTSQALQDDIAQLQSDPDVQKFMAQAVPGQEKMMIGNDPGLSKAVNQCYQDLISGKTMDQDMQAARDAAAKANAGKKPEDQQPVDYSDAINSLNSELQLQGDLQGKGANLPTTAQVINSRPDLKQQIQTSYEQNFTQGQAVESGLKNNSKADAKDVLASVDQKKAAYEDAIPDSVTAASEDGYAEATMKALSTTSKGMSFLNTLKDAGTLPKDSDLTKMTGKEMYSQLREGVEKQTSEMGLSMAKRASLSGSGIMSVAGLASVSEQLKSGDKAGAAKTIYDGIKGSSELGKLGFNTAAEALGKDASVGLGRIAGSVAGRVAGTVAGEAAGAAAAEALGAAAGPVGWIVDAAMGLGFGIKAIIDAVKKHKDQKTFDHNVDPTLKQFGIPTPS; from the coding sequence ATGCGCGTATTGCCTTCCCAATCTGGTCCGACCTTCAATGGCTCAATTTCTTCGTCGGCTGATGAAACCTCTTTTGGAACCCAGCCGCCTGCCAGCACCTTGAACCGGGCAAGTTCGGGTTCAAATCTGTCAATTCAGTACGGTCAGACCAATAATCAGGCCAACAGCGCGGCGGCCGCCAATGATCCGGGCGATATTATCAACGAGCTGGCGTCGATGATTGCCGGTTTATTACGAAAAATGAGTGACGCGCAAAACGGCGCGGCTTCAGGCACTCCATCTGCACCGACTGGCACCCCAGCGCCCGCCAGCTCGGGTGTGAATGCGTCGCAGAGCGCAAGCCCGACTTCGGCTACTTCGGCAACTTCAGCCACCTCCGCCAGTTCGGCTAGCGCTGCAGCCAGTTCTACTGCCTCTTCGGCCGACGCTAACTTTATCGATAACTCGAAATACTCTTCTCCCGAGGAGTTAAAAAAGTATGCCCCGCTGGTGGCGAACCTGCCGCCAGACCAGCAGTTGCAAGCTGAAAAAGAGATGAATCGCCCAGCGGCGGCGGCCAAGATGGCGGCGGCCGGTGGCCCTGACGCCGCTCATGCCAAAGCCTTTATCGACGCCAACCCGGCGCTGAAAACCGCCACTGACGTCGGCAAGCACGGCGGCAAGCCTGATGGCAAAACCACCAACGGTGACTATGCCGCCTTCGCCAATAATATGGACAAAGCCCGCGACGCGGCGGTCAAAGACGTCACGGATTACCAGAAGGCTCACCCTAATGCCGATCCGCAGTCCTTGCAGATGGTAACCTCGGCGGCAACGCTGCGCGCCAGCGAACCTCTGGTGAAATGCGCCTCGCTAGACTCCAACGGCAAGGTTGATTCCTACATCACCGCCGACTCGCTGAAGGCCATTCAGCAAAATAATCCGGGCTTGTCCCCTGCTCTGCAGCAAGCGGCCAAAACCTTCTCCCAGCCCGGCTTCTTATACATGCTGGATCAGGGCGGGTTAGAAGGTAAAGATTTGGCGCTGCACAACCCGGATCAGAAAATCAGCGGCAGCAATATCGACAACTGGATCGCCAAGCAGGCGCCGACCAACAGCGGCGAGTTCGCCAGCATGATGAATGACGCGGCGACCCGCAACGCCGTGGCAAACGTGGATATCAGCAATCTCGGGGCCGACGTGTTCCAGAACCCGCAAAACTACAGCGGTGCGCAGAAAGCGGCGGTGTTGGTCAAACTGCAACAAACGCAGGGCCAAGTAGATGGCGGCAGCTCGCTGCGTAAAACCGACAAAACCTCGCAGGCGCTGCAAGATGATATCGCGCAATTGCAGAGCGACCCGGACGTGCAGAAGTTTATGGCGCAGGCCGTGCCTGGACAGGAAAAGATGATGATTGGCAATGACCCCGGTCTAAGCAAAGCGGTGAATCAATGCTATCAGGATCTGATTTCAGGCAAAACCATGGACCAAGATATGCAGGCCGCGCGCGACGCCGCCGCCAAGGCCAATGCCGGTAAGAAGCCGGAAGACCAGCAGCCGGTGGATTACAGCGACGCCATTAACAGCCTCAATTCAGAGCTGCAATTGCAGGGCGACCTTCAGGGCAAAGGGGCGAACCTGCCCACCACCGCGCAGGTGATCAACAGCCGCCCTGACCTCAAACAGCAAATTCAGACTTCCTACGAGCAGAACTTTACCCAAGGTCAGGCGGTAGAAAGTGGTCTGAAAAATAACAGCAAGGCCGATGCCAAAGACGTACTGGCGAGTGTCGATCAGAAGAAAGCCGCCTATGAAGATGCTATCCCAGACAGCGTGACGGCGGCCTCGGAAGATGGCTACGCCGAAGCCACCATGAAAGCCCTAAGCACCACCAGCAAAGGCATGAGCTTCCTCAACACGCTGAAGGACGCCGGCACCCTGCCTAAAGATAGCGATTTGACCAAGATGACCGGCAAAGAGATGTACTCGCAGCTGCGCGAAGGGGTGGAGAAGCAAACCAGCGAGATGGGGCTGAGCATGGCGAAAAGAGCCTCACTCAGTGGCAGCGGGATCATGAGCGTCGCGGGTCTGGCGTCGGTGTCTGAGCAGTTGAAATCGGGCGATAAAGCGGGCGCGGCGAAAACCATTTATGACGGCATCAAAGGCAGCTCGGAGCTGGGCAAACTCGGCTTTAACACCGCCGCCGAAGCCTTGGGCAAAGATGCTTCCGTGGGGCTGGGCCGTATCGCAGGCAGCGTGGCCGGTCGCGTGGCTGGCACGGTCGCAGGTGAAGCAGCCGGTGCTGCCGCTGCCGAGGCGCTGGGTGCAGCCGCCGGGCCGGTCGGCTGGATCGTCGACGCGGCGATGGGCTTAGGTTTCGGGATCAAAGCCATTATTGACGCGGTGAAAAAGCACAAAGATCAGAAAACCTTCGACCACAACGTTGACCCCACCCTCAAACAGTTTGGTATTCCCACGCCAAGCTAA
- a CDS encoding DUF805 domain-containing protein, producing MTVWQCYLQGWKRYVDFSGRSTRKEFWVFLLGSMLISVLLGFSVAIITTLVGVTNAIFYGSLAQWIFLLAVIVPIMAVGIRRMHDINRSGWWFGMLYLIQLALRLINTILQHFASPQVYVYAKLTLGTLAWIPLIYVLYLCCKKTAAPLAEPALVTP from the coding sequence ATGACGGTCTGGCAATGTTATTTACAGGGTTGGAAGCGCTACGTTGATTTTAGTGGTCGCTCAACCAGAAAAGAGTTTTGGGTATTCTTGCTCGGCAGCATGCTGATTTCCGTGCTGTTGGGCTTCTCGGTTGCCATCATCACCACGCTGGTGGGGGTGACGAACGCCATCTTCTACGGCAGCCTGGCGCAGTGGATATTTTTGCTGGCGGTGATTGTGCCGATTATGGCCGTGGGCATCCGTCGCATGCATGACATCAATCGTTCCGGCTGGTGGTTCGGTATGCTTTATCTGATCCAACTGGCACTGCGGCTGATTAATACTATCTTGCAGCACTTCGCCTCGCCGCAGGTGTATGTCTACGCCAAGCTGACGCTGGGCACGCTGGCGTGGATCCCACTGATTTATGTCCTGTATTTGTGCTGCAAGAAAACGGCAGCGCCGCTGGCGGAACCCGCGTTGGTCACGCCATAA
- a CDS encoding D-2-hydroxyacid dehydrogenase family protein, whose protein sequence is MSAKIRCAILDDYQNVALTYADWSSLDDKVDTQVINQHIADEEMLVKTLADAEIVVIMRERTPFTAALFARLPKLKLLITSGMRNASVDLEAAKLHGVTVCGTGSGGSAPTELTWGLILGLARHLVTENNALRDNGTWQSTVGLGLSGKRLGLIGLGKIGQQMAKIGHAFGMKVVAWSQNLTAEHAAKHSVELAASKEALLATSDVVSIHLVLSDRSRGLVDAADLALMKPSALLINTSRAAIVDQPALIAALQQGKIGGAGLDVFDVEPLPAEHPFRSLPNVLATPHIGYVSDDNYRIYFSEAVENIESFLAGNPVRVLSI, encoded by the coding sequence ATGTCCGCCAAAATTCGCTGTGCCATTCTTGATGATTACCAAAACGTTGCCCTCACCTACGCCGATTGGTCTTCGCTGGACGATAAAGTCGATACCCAAGTGATTAACCAGCACATTGCTGATGAAGAAATGCTGGTGAAAACCCTCGCCGACGCCGAAATTGTGGTCATCATGCGCGAACGCACGCCTTTTACCGCCGCGCTGTTTGCCCGCCTGCCTAAGCTCAAATTGCTGATCACCTCAGGGATGCGTAATGCCTCCGTTGATCTTGAGGCGGCGAAACTGCACGGCGTCACGGTATGCGGCACTGGCAGCGGCGGCAGCGCACCGACGGAGCTGACCTGGGGGCTGATCCTCGGTTTGGCCCGCCATCTGGTCACCGAAAATAACGCCCTGCGCGACAACGGCACGTGGCAGAGCACCGTCGGACTAGGCCTAAGCGGCAAGCGTCTGGGCCTAATTGGACTGGGTAAAATTGGCCAGCAGATGGCCAAGATAGGCCACGCCTTTGGCATGAAAGTGGTGGCCTGGAGCCAAAACCTCACCGCCGAGCACGCGGCTAAACACAGCGTGGAGCTGGCGGCCAGCAAAGAAGCCCTATTGGCCACCAGCGACGTGGTATCGATTCATCTGGTGCTCAGCGATCGCAGCCGGGGACTGGTGGATGCCGCCGATCTGGCGCTGATGAAACCTTCCGCCCTGCTGATCAACACCTCGCGCGCCGCCATTGTTGACCAACCGGCGCTGATTGCCGCACTGCAACAGGGCAAAATCGGCGGCGCGGGACTGGACGTGTTTGACGTCGAGCCGCTCCCCGCCGAGCACCCTTTCCGCTCGCTGCCTAACGTGCTGGCGACGCCGCATATTGGCTATGTCTCAGACGACAATTACCGCATCTATTTCAGCGAAGCGGTCGAAAATATCGAATCATTCTTAGCGGGAAACCCAGTCAGAGTGCTGTCGATTTAA
- a CDS encoding response regulator transcription factor → MINVALIDDHVVVRSGFAQLLGLESDIKIVGQYASAANAWSSLLKMNIDVAVMDIAMPDESGLSLLSRLRQQRPNFRAIILSIYDTTAFVQSALDAGASGYLTKRCGPEELVQAVRTVHAGGRYLCSDALLALRQSQQTPKALQSLTPREREIFDLLVNGLSVKAIAEQLELSHKTVHVHRANILGKLQCDTTIELVHFAIQHSLLA, encoded by the coding sequence ATGATTAACGTTGCCCTAATTGATGACCACGTGGTAGTCCGCTCCGGCTTTGCTCAGTTGCTGGGGCTGGAATCTGACATCAAAATTGTCGGTCAGTACGCGTCGGCGGCTAACGCCTGGTCGTCGCTGCTGAAGATGAACATTGACGTGGCGGTGATGGATATCGCAATGCCAGATGAAAGTGGGCTAAGCCTGCTGAGCCGCCTGCGCCAGCAGCGGCCCAATTTCCGCGCCATTATTTTGAGCATTTACGACACCACCGCCTTCGTGCAAAGCGCGCTGGACGCCGGGGCCAGTGGCTATCTGACCAAGCGCTGCGGGCCAGAGGAGCTGGTGCAGGCCGTGCGCACCGTCCACGCCGGTGGCCGCTATCTCTGCTCCGACGCCCTGCTGGCGCTGCGCCAAAGTCAGCAAACGCCCAAGGCGCTGCAATCCCTCACGCCCCGCGAGCGCGAGATTTTCGACCTGCTGGTTAACGGGCTGAGCGTCAAGGCGATAGCCGAACAGCTGGAGCTAAGCCACAAAACCGTGCACGTTCACCGCGCCAACATCCTCGGCAAACTCCAGTGCGACACCACCATCGAACTGGTGCATTTTGCCATTCAGCACAGCCTGCTTGCCTAA